The following are from one region of the Staphylococcus schleiferi genome:
- the trmB gene encoding tRNA (guanosine(46)-N7)-methyltransferase TrmB: protein MRMRNKPWAESYLIEHSDIVDLDGSHAQEVSNWFEKSQPIHIEVGSGMGKFITTLASQNPNINYVAIERDKNVMIRVLDKVNALKLTNIKLLCNDAIKLTDYFKNDEVDRIYLNFSDPWPKKRHAKRRLTYPTFLEIYEQILKNDGELHFKTDNRGLFAYSLESMSQYGMYFTKINLNLHQEDEGDNIPTEYEHKFAEKGSRIYRMEAKFHNKNQ from the coding sequence ATGAGAATGAGAAATAAACCGTGGGCTGAGTCCTATCTGATTGAGCATAGTGATATTGTCGATTTGGACGGTTCACACGCACAAGAAGTCAGTAACTGGTTTGAAAAGTCACAGCCTATTCATATTGAAGTGGGCTCGGGCATGGGTAAATTCATCACGACACTTGCAAGTCAAAATCCGAATATTAATTATGTAGCGATTGAGCGAGATAAAAATGTGATGATTCGTGTGTTAGATAAAGTCAATGCGTTGAAACTGACGAATATCAAATTATTGTGTAATGATGCGATAAAGCTAACAGATTATTTTAAAAATGATGAAGTTGATAGAATCTATCTTAACTTTTCTGACCCATGGCCTAAAAAACGCCATGCTAAACGACGTTTAACTTACCCAACATTTTTAGAAATCTACGAGCAAATCTTGAAAAATGATGGGGAGCTTCATTTCAAAACCGATAACCGTGGATTATTTGCATATAGTTTAGAAAGTATGTCGCAATATGGCATGTACTTTACTAAAATCAATTTAAACCTACATCAAGAAGATGAAGGTGACAATATACCAACAGAATACGAACATAAATTTGCTGAAAAAGGCTCTAGAATTTATCGCATGGAAGCCAAGTTTCACAATAAAAATCAATGA
- a CDS encoding pseudouridine synthase — translation MRIDKFLSQMGFGTRSEVKVLIKKGFVTCNQERIKSPKFQIDADTDLIEVNGEKVQYEPFQYLMMNKPKGVISATEDPVHQTVIDLVKDDSHLDLFPVGRLDKDTEGLLFITNDGKFNHELMSPNKHVTKTYWVEAKKQLEMSDITAFEKGITLKEGLLKPAQLEILEPPNTALVTIQEGKYHQVKRMFHAINNEVLALKRIAIGDVQLDETLKPGECRALTAEELTTLYPTLNPKN, via the coding sequence ATGAGAATTGATAAGTTTCTCTCTCAAATGGGATTCGGTACACGTTCTGAGGTCAAAGTATTAATTAAAAAAGGTTTTGTAACTTGTAATCAAGAGCGTATTAAAAGTCCAAAGTTTCAAATCGATGCGGATACCGATTTAATAGAAGTGAATGGTGAAAAGGTTCAATATGAACCTTTTCAATATTTAATGATGAATAAACCTAAAGGCGTTATTTCAGCAACCGAAGATCCAGTCCATCAAACGGTTATTGATTTAGTGAAGGACGATTCACATTTAGATTTATTTCCTGTAGGTCGATTAGATAAAGATACGGAAGGCTTATTGTTCATTACTAATGATGGGAAGTTTAATCATGAATTAATGAGCCCGAACAAGCATGTTACAAAAACTTATTGGGTTGAAGCTAAAAAACAACTTGAAATGTCGGATATTACCGCTTTTGAAAAAGGAATCACTTTAAAAGAAGGATTACTCAAACCTGCGCAATTAGAAATATTAGAGCCTCCTAATACGGCACTTGTTACGATTCAAGAAGGAAAATATCATCAAGTTAAGCGGATGTTTCATGCGATTAATAATGAAGTGCTGGCATTGAAGCGGATAGCCATTGGTGATGTTCAATTGGATGAGACGCTAAAGCCAGGTGAATGTCGGGCGTTGACTGCTGAAGAATTAACTACGCTTTATCCCACTTTGAATCCAAAAAATTAA
- a CDS encoding transposase family protein, with protein sequence MTCPHCYHTNPNRIHKYGKRLSRITFLRFQEIAVYLNLLKQRFKCRVCGRTFTSKTNVVEDNCFISNHVQKAIIDKATQVRSETDIASDCNVSASSVKRVIHKVSNATFQ encoded by the coding sequence ATGACTTGTCCTCACTGTTATCATACGAATCCAAACCGAATACACAAATACGGAAAACGTTTATCGCGAATTACTTTTTTAAGATTCCAAGAGATAGCAGTGTATTTAAATCTGTTAAAACAACGTTTTAAATGTAGGGTTTGTGGTCGGACTTTTACTTCTAAAACAAATGTTGTTGAGGATAACTGTTTTATCTCAAACCATGTTCAGAAAGCCATTATAGATAAAGCAACACAAGTTCGCTCAGAAACTGATATCGCAAGTGATTGTAATGTTTCTGCATCTTCTGTAAAACGTGTGATTCATAAAGTAAGCAATGCCACTTTTCAATAG
- the dat gene encoding D-amino-acid transaminase: MTKILLNQSFVDESEAKVPFNDRGYNFGDGIYEYIRVYDGKLFTSKEHFERLLRSAAEIGFDLNHTVESLTELVRELAEVNQVVNGGIYIQVTRGVAPRDHAFPTPPVEPVITGFAKHYDRPYEALDEGVSAVTTEDIRWLRCDIKSLNLLGNVLAKEYASKYNAIEAIQHRDGVVTEGASSNVYAIKDNVVYTHPVSHLILNGITRQVIKWVCEDENITMKEEPFTVAFLKEADEVIISSTSVEVMPIVTLDGEAVNDGKVGPITRQLQKGFERYIRSHSH, encoded by the coding sequence ATGACAAAAATATTATTGAATCAAAGTTTTGTCGATGAAAGTGAAGCAAAAGTACCTTTTAACGATAGAGGTTATAATTTTGGCGACGGCATTTATGAATATATCCGCGTTTATGACGGTAAATTATTTACTTCAAAAGAACACTTCGAGCGTTTGTTAAGAAGCGCGGCTGAAATTGGTTTTGATTTAAATCATACTGTTGAATCTTTAACAGAGCTTGTACGTGAATTAGCTGAAGTGAATCAAGTTGTTAATGGTGGCATTTATATACAAGTGACACGTGGTGTTGCACCTCGTGATCACGCGTTTCCTACGCCACCTGTTGAACCCGTTATCACAGGTTTTGCTAAACACTACGATCGTCCCTATGAAGCACTTGATGAAGGTGTCTCTGCAGTCACTACAGAAGATATTCGTTGGTTAAGATGTGACATTAAGAGCTTAAATCTTTTAGGTAATGTATTAGCTAAAGAATATGCTTCGAAATATAATGCAATTGAAGCCATTCAACATCGTGATGGTGTTGTAACAGAAGGTGCATCAAGTAACGTCTATGCGATTAAAGATAACGTTGTTTATACACACCCAGTAAGTCATCTTATTTTGAATGGGATTACACGACAAGTGATTAAATGGGTTTGTGAAGATGAAAACATTACAATGAAAGAGGAACCTTTTACGGTCGCATTTTTGAAAGAGGCTGATGAAGTTATCATTTCAAGTACCTCTGTAGAAGTAATGCCGATTGTCACTTTAGATGGTGAAGCTGTAAACGATGGGAAGGTTGGCCCAATCACACGCCAATTACAAAAAGGTTTCGAACGTTATATCCGTTCACATTCACATTAA
- the pepV gene encoding dipeptidase PepV — protein sequence MWREKVQEYEAQMIEDLKGLLSIKSVRDDAAATAEAPVGPGPRAALDYMYQLAERDGFNTFDTDHLAGRIEIGKGEELFGILGHVDVVPAGDGWDTDPFDPVETEDRIIARGTLDDKGPTIAAYYAVKILNDMNVDWKKRIHIIIGSDEESDWKCTERYFKTEEMPSIGIAPDAEFPLIHGEKGITTFDIKQRTLALDEDEPEIELQQFESGERYNMVPDKAHAHILVKENMTDTIQRFEAFLTAHQLTGEHEVDSGILKLSVYGKAVHAMDPAIGVNAGLYLIHFLNTLNLNQSAKAWAALSDQYLFESHFGEKMNMQFHSDEMGDVTTNPGVIRYDRENGGTFGINLRYPEGFDFDTAIAAFEKELVAKGFELELHKVQTPHFVNPDDPFIQKLLTAYRNQTGDMKPSFTIGGGTYARNLDKGVAFGAMFDDSEDLMHQKNEYITKKQLFNATSIYLEAIYSVCVEG from the coding sequence ATGTGGAGAGAAAAAGTACAAGAATATGAAGCGCAAATGATCGAAGACTTAAAAGGACTTTTATCTATTAAATCCGTACGTGATGATGCAGCAGCTACCGCAGAAGCACCAGTTGGACCTGGTCCAAGAGCGGCATTAGATTATATGTATCAACTCGCTGAAAGAGATGGATTTAACACATTTGATACAGATCACTTAGCAGGTCGTATTGAGATTGGAAAAGGTGAAGAGTTGTTCGGAATTTTAGGTCATGTCGACGTTGTGCCTGCTGGAGACGGATGGGATACAGATCCATTTGACCCGGTTGAAACGGAAGACCGCATTATTGCACGTGGGACATTAGATGACAAAGGGCCAACCATCGCCGCATATTATGCAGTTAAGATTCTTAATGATATGAATGTGGATTGGAAAAAAAGAATACATATTATCATTGGAAGTGATGAGGAATCTGATTGGAAATGTACAGAGCGCTATTTTAAAACAGAGGAAATGCCGTCCATCGGTATTGCACCAGATGCAGAGTTCCCGTTAATTCATGGTGAAAAAGGAATTACAACTTTTGATATTAAACAACGAACATTAGCGCTTGATGAAGATGAACCTGAAATTGAGTTGCAACAATTTGAATCTGGTGAACGTTACAACATGGTGCCTGATAAAGCACATGCGCATATTTTAGTTAAAGAAAATATGACGGACACGATTCAACGATTTGAGGCATTTTTAACAGCGCATCAATTGACAGGAGAACATGAAGTTGACAGCGGAATTTTAAAATTAAGTGTGTACGGTAAGGCTGTACATGCAATGGATCCAGCTATCGGTGTCAATGCAGGATTATATTTAATTCATTTCCTAAATACATTAAACTTAAATCAATCTGCGAAAGCATGGGCAGCATTGAGTGACCAATACTTATTTGAGTCACATTTCGGAGAGAAAATGAATATGCAATTTCATTCTGATGAAATGGGCGATGTCACTACTAATCCTGGTGTGATTCGTTATGATCGTGAAAATGGAGGTACTTTTGGTATTAACCTACGTTATCCAGAAGGCTTTGATTTTGATACTGCGATTGCAGCATTTGAAAAAGAATTGGTAGCAAAAGGTTTTGAACTTGAATTGCATAAAGTCCAAACACCACACTTTGTAAATCCAGATGATCCATTTATTCAAAAACTATTAACAGCCTATCGTAACCAAACAGGCGATATGAAACCGTCATTTACAATTGGTGGCGGGACATATGCCCGTAATTTAGATAAAGGTGTCGCATTCGGAGCAATGTTTGATGACTCTGAAGATTTAATGCACCAAAAAAATGAATATATTACTAAGAAGCAGTTATTCAACGCAACGAGCATTTATTTAGAGGCCATTTATTCGGTTTGTGTGGAGGGATAA
- a CDS encoding phosphotransferase family protein: MEQFYQLGWTLDSAGGASGEAYMAEQDGQKLFLKRNSNPFIAALSAEGIVPKLVWTKRIETGEVVTAQHWKNGRELTSNEMAQDRVAYLLRKIHQSKPLLTMLKRMEMAPITPEIMLNKINASLSREVLTHHVIRKALTYLEEHMPEYDPRFYTVVHGDVNHNNWLLSDTDELFLVDWEGAMIADPAIDIGMLLYNYVPETQWSEWFDIYEVKETLNLKKRMKWYTVIQSIGMVQWNEEHKRYKDMNTWLKFLNQVMGSNVFI; the protein is encoded by the coding sequence GTGGAGCAGTTTTATCAGTTAGGATGGACGCTTGACTCTGCTGGCGGGGCATCAGGGGAAGCTTATATGGCTGAGCAAGATGGGCAAAAACTGTTTTTGAAACGAAATTCGAATCCGTTTATTGCAGCATTATCAGCTGAAGGTATTGTTCCAAAATTGGTTTGGACGAAGCGGATTGAAACGGGTGAAGTAGTCACTGCGCAACATTGGAAAAATGGGCGTGAATTAACTTCAAATGAAATGGCTCAAGATAGAGTGGCCTATTTATTAAGAAAAATCCACCAGTCAAAACCACTATTAACGATGTTAAAACGTATGGAAATGGCACCTATCACGCCTGAAATCATGCTGAATAAAATTAATGCTTCTTTATCGAGAGAAGTATTGACACATCATGTCATTCGTAAGGCTTTGACTTATTTAGAAGAGCATATGCCTGAATATGATCCACGTTTTTATACGGTGGTCCATGGTGATGTTAACCACAATAACTGGTTATTATCGGATACAGATGAACTTTTCTTAGTTGACTGGGAAGGTGCGATGATTGCCGATCCAGCGATTGACATCGGAATGTTGCTCTACAACTACGTACCTGAAACCCAATGGTCTGAATGGTTTGATATATACGAGGTAAAAGAAACCTTAAATTTAAAAAAACGAATGAAATGGTATACCGTCATTCAATCTATCGGTATGGTTCAGTGGAACGAAGAACATAAACGTTATAAAGATATGAACACGTGGCTTAAATTTTTAAATCAAGTGATGGGAAGTAACGTTTTTATATAA
- a CDS encoding M42 family metallopeptidase has protein sequence MTTSTIEKIKTLTELHGAPNFEHRVREYMKASMTPYVDTFVYDRMGGFYGVKKSKNKNAKRVMVAAHMDEIGFMITEVTAQGLIKFTALGGVANDIWQGQRLKILTQQNEEIIGVVANIPSHFRTGQEGAPRIEDLLLDIGESSKEDVLKRGVQLGDPIVPHTELLQLSEHRYAAKAWDNRYGCVIGLELLEQLKDVELDFDLYVGANVQEEVGLRGAEAAARLINPDVAFVVDCSPANDMKGRQGLSGVLGEGALLRIKDGTMLLKPAFKSYLQQIAAEHQIQYQHYISPGGTDGGVIHKSNIGVPTAVIGVCARYIHSVDAVFDIRDYQAANAWLTASIRQLDDETIERLQYQ, from the coding sequence ATGACAACAAGTACGATTGAAAAAATTAAGACTTTAACGGAACTACACGGTGCTCCTAATTTTGAACATCGCGTACGTGAATATATGAAAGCGAGTATGACACCTTATGTTGATACATTTGTATATGATCGAATGGGCGGATTTTACGGTGTAAAGAAAAGTAAAAATAAAAATGCGAAACGTGTAATGGTTGCAGCCCATATGGATGAGATTGGATTTATGATCACAGAAGTAACGGCACAAGGTTTGATTAAATTTACGGCCCTTGGTGGAGTGGCAAATGATATTTGGCAAGGGCAACGTCTTAAAATTTTGACACAACAAAATGAAGAAATCATCGGTGTAGTGGCGAATATACCAAGCCACTTTAGAACAGGACAAGAAGGCGCGCCACGCATTGAAGATTTACTTTTAGATATTGGAGAAAGTTCTAAAGAGGATGTTTTAAAGCGAGGCGTACAATTAGGAGACCCTATTGTACCGCACACAGAATTATTACAGTTGTCTGAACACCGATATGCAGCAAAAGCATGGGATAACCGATACGGCTGTGTCATCGGTCTAGAATTACTCGAACAACTTAAAGACGTTGAATTAGATTTTGATTTATATGTTGGCGCGAATGTACAAGAAGAAGTAGGTTTACGAGGTGCTGAAGCGGCTGCTCGTCTGATTAATCCAGATGTCGCTTTTGTTGTTGATTGCTCACCTGCTAACGATATGAAAGGGCGACAAGGTCTTTCGGGTGTACTAGGAGAAGGGGCGCTGTTACGAATTAAAGATGGTACGATGCTACTCAAACCAGCCTTTAAATCTTATTTACAACAAATTGCAGCAGAACACCAGATTCAATATCAACATTATATCTCACCTGGTGGTACTGACGGCGGTGTAATTCATAAATCGAATATTGGTGTGCCAACTGCTGTGATTGGCGTGTGTGCAAGATATATTCATAGTGTGGATGCTGTTTTTGATATTCGTGATTATCAAGCAGCGAATGCATGGTTAACGGCGTCTATCCGTCAATTAGATGATGAAACGATAGAACGATTACAATATCAATAG
- a CDS encoding YtnP family quorum-quenching lactonase: MDIGKFKVDALDGGFTQMDGGAIFGVVPKPLWEKQYAVNDKNQVPLVTHPILIRTGDCNILIDAGIGNHKLTEKQLRNYGVINESRIKEGLARFSLTPEEIDLVLMTHMHFDHATGLTDAEGNAQFPNARHYIQQDEWHEFIAPNIRSRATYWPSNRGTYEDRMILFEDTIEPYPGIKMKHTGGHSYGHVLIEIESDNEKAVHMADIFSTAAHRNPLWVTAYDDYPMQSIREKERLTRYYAANEYWFLFYHDVEYFAVQLSDDLKNIKAQILR, from the coding sequence ATGGATATTGGTAAATTTAAAGTTGATGCATTAGATGGTGGCTTTACACAAATGGATGGTGGGGCCATTTTTGGTGTTGTACCTAAACCATTATGGGAAAAACAATATGCAGTGAATGATAAAAATCAAGTTCCGTTAGTCACGCATCCTATTCTAATTCGGACAGGCGATTGTAATATTTTAATTGATGCAGGTATTGGCAATCATAAATTAACTGAGAAGCAATTACGTAATTATGGTGTAATCAATGAGTCTCGTATTAAGGAAGGATTAGCGCGTTTTTCATTAACACCTGAGGAAATAGATCTTGTCTTAATGACACATATGCACTTTGATCATGCGACAGGGCTTACTGACGCTGAGGGGAATGCACAGTTTCCAAATGCGCGCCATTATATACAACAAGATGAGTGGCATGAATTTATAGCACCTAATATCAGAAGCCGAGCAACATATTGGCCAAGTAATAGAGGTACGTATGAAGATCGAATGATTTTATTTGAAGATACGATTGAACCCTATCCGGGCATAAAGATGAAACATACCGGCGGACATAGCTATGGCCATGTTTTAATTGAAATAGAAAGTGATAATGAAAAAGCTGTACACATGGCAGATATTTTTAGCACAGCGGCACATCGTAATCCACTTTGGGTGACTGCCTATGATGATTATCCGATGCAATCGATTAGAGAAAAAGAGCGCTTAACACGTTACTATGCGGCAAACGAATATTGGTTTTTGTTTTATCATGATGTTGAATATTTTGCGGTACAATTAAGTGATGACTTAAAAAACATTAAAGCGCAAATCTTGAGATAA
- a CDS encoding YtxH domain-containing protein — MAKSGKFLRAAIGIGSAVAAVVLSNKDNRDKLKNEYNKYKENPEDYKKRAQEKASQLGEAATQEFNKVKEDPKAYVNEAKQDPKGFINNKKEQLLNNDTKDTTDKRAAKFDDEGGGNPANNLRIVTEEELNNKNQS, encoded by the coding sequence ATGGCTAAATCTGGAAAATTTTTAAGAGCGGCTATCGGTATTGGAAGTGCTGTTGCTGCAGTTGTACTTTCTAATAAAGATAACCGTGACAAATTAAAAAATGAATATAACAAGTATAAAGAAAACCCAGAAGATTATAAAAAACGTGCACAAGAAAAAGCTTCGCAACTTGGTGAAGCTGCGACACAAGAATTTAATAAAGTGAAAGAGGATCCAAAAGCTTATGTAAATGAAGCTAAGCAAGATCCAAAAGGTTTTATTAATAATAAAAAAGAACAGTTGTTAAATAACGATACTAAAGACACAACGGATAAAAGAGCAGCCAAATTCGATGATGAAGGCGGCGGTAATCCAGCAAATAATTTGCGTATTGTGACTGAAGAAGAATTGAATAATAAGAATCAATCATAA